TGCACACCACCAGCTGTATAAGCATCGTAACGGTTATTTACAAAAGCAATGACTTCCCCAGCCGTAGCAAATTCCGATTCTACAATACGCAAGTTAAAAGGTAAGGCTGTAACATACGTTCCGTTTGCATTTAAGAAAGTATATTGTGCTTTTACTTCCCAGGCATCAGTAGGGTTAACGACTAAAACAACTTTCCCTCCAACATTTACGGATTTATCGTTTGATTTAGTGGATAGGTATTTCATTAATCCGGACAGTTCCTTCACAGTTGTTTGGGAATCAGCGAATGTAAGAGTTCCAGCCACTGCCTTTTTAGCGTGACCAGTAGTTTGGCTTACAGATGCCTCTAAATCACGAATCAAACCAATCGGTTGATCTTTAACTGGGCCTGCACCGTTGATAAATCCATCTTCCAAGGCCACGGCAAAAGTTTCGGTAATTTGAGTACGAACGTATGACTCAATCCAAGCCGGCCCAAATTTGTCTAAATCCTTAGGAAGCACAACAAATGCCGTCAGTTTAGATTGTGTAACACTTTCTTCTCTGAAGGCAGCATCCAATTGACCTTTAATTTCACCGAATACTTTGCCCCATACGGCAGCGCCTGAAGGCTCAGACTTGATGATTCGAGTTAAAAGACCTGCTTTTTGCAAATTGATTTCAGAAAGGAAAGGATGATCCGTCGTTAAATCTTCAAAAATACGATCAACAGTTGTTTCAGGAAGAATGATATCATCTGTAAATCCGTCAGATTGCACAACAGTATTGAAAAATTTTGTTTCTTCAGAAGTTAAAACATTCACGCCGCGAGTTGCTAAAATCGTTTGATCTGCATTTTGTGTTTGTACAGCGTGTGTAATTTGGGTTGTCAAGGAATTTACGAGTTCATCTTGCATGGTGTTCCAAGCTGCTTCCACTTGCTCGGGAGTTGAGCTCTCATTCTTCACCACTTGTGCATATGCTTTTTTAGCCTCATCGTAGGCTTTTGTATGATTATTTAATTTGATTGTCATTGTTTTTCCTCCAATTAAAAAATGAACCCTCGTTTTTTCGCCACAGGCGCAGGTTCATTAGTTCGGTTTATATTCTCTTGAAGATTAGCCGTTACCTTAGCAACAATGCTGTCAATTTGTTTATCAGAAATTTGGACATTAGTCATTACGTTGCCTGACTTGTTCTTCATTTCTCTTGCTTTATCGATTACAGCTTGCGGCAAAAGGACACTATCAATGGAATTTGTTAAAACAGGAATTTCCGTATCAAACATAATCTCGTCCACAAATCCATGAGCTGCAGCTGATTGTGCATTAAAAAATGTTTCTTCATCCATCAATGTTGCAAGCTCTTCACGAGTTTTACCTGTTTTCAAGATATACGCATTTGCGATCCCTGTACTAAGCACTTCCAACATGTTTGCATTGTGTCTCATGGCATGTTGATCGCCTTGGGCGTAATTTGCAGCGTTATGAATCATCATATAACCAGTAGGAGCGATAAGAACTTTACCTTCATCACCAGCCATCGCAACAACTGAAGCAGCTGAAGCAGCAGCACCGACGATTTTTGTTGTTACTTGCCCTTGGTACTCCTTAAGTATCGTATATATCTCGCTGCCAGCATCCACATGCCCACCTGGTGAATTAATAATCACATCGACTGGAGATGCATCGTTAGGCAAAGCATTGATTACATCATTAGGCGAAACAGATTCCATACCGTACCAGTCATACACTTCTTTATAGTCGTTGTTGATAATAACACCTTTAATGTGTATCTTCGTCATTCTTTTCACCTCCTTTCACAGTTGAAGCACTTTGATAGTTCTTCGTGATTACATATTCATCTAGCTCAGGATTATCAGATCGTTCTTCACCGAAAAGCACTCGTACTTGATTTCGCGTGAATGCACCTGATGCAACCAGCTTATCGACAGCTTCGGCGTTTTCGATGACTGCCTTTTCTTGAATGCCTTTGATATCAAATTTTTTACCTTCTTGATAATCCTTTTTGGTAATTAATTTCGCATTCAACTCATCTTGGATTTTTTTTAATAATGGGCCAACGCAAAACTTTATATAGGCTTTCATCGACTTTTCTAAATCAGCCATCTCTCCATGAACAAGTGCCGTGGGAATACCCAGTATTTCAGCAACATCATTCGTAATAGATTTCTTCAACTTCGATAGGTCGTCAATGGAGGGACCTGCAACATCACCATCTGAAATTTCGTTGTACTTAAATCCTTTCAATAAAGGAATAATGGCCACTGCATTGTTCTTTATTGAACTAAACACCCGATCAATGTATCCCTGCAGCTTATTTTGTTTCTTATCTTCCAATGATTGAGCCGTCTCAACCTCTACAGTCCCTCTGATTTGGTACCCGCGCATGGCGGCCTCCATCATTCGGCCGAATAATTCCCCGTAATCAGTAAATAAACCATCTAAGAACTTGGTCAATCTTTCATTGTTGTAATTTAAATAAATTACTTCATCCATTTTGAACGAACGTTTAAATTGATAGTTTTTGACCATAACCGATTCAAACGTATCGGGATACAAAGCAAGTTCATTTCTAATAAAGCTGTCAGCTATTAATAAATCGTCTGTGTCAGATAAAATTACAAGAACTTCATTTTCATGAATCAACTCGTAAATAAATCTTTGCCAGAAGTCTGCAGCTGATTGATCGGTATTAGGTCGTACATTAAGCAAGTAATCCCAATCATCCCGAATCCGCTTGTTGTTTTCCATGATTCGAAAATCTGACTGTGAAATAGTTCTGCCGATGAAGTTAATACAAGTCTCTAATGCTACGGACTTTAAATAAACTCGTTTCGATGCTTCCGTAACCCATTCAAAATCGAATGAAGATCCAATTTCACTATTACGTTTAAAAATATCAGCTAAGAATCCGATCATTCTCACCCCCTCTCTATAGGTCAAGTTAGAAATTCAAACTTTCTAAAATATCTAACGCTCCCCCTATATCTATTTCTTCGAGTTCATCAGCTTGCCAAAGAGCATATACAAAAGCTGAAAATCCATCAGTCTTTCTCTTCACTTCATCTTTTTTGACAAAATCTTTATTACCATCATTTTTAATTTTTACAACAATGTTATTTGTGTTCCACCTCATCAATGGATTGTCACCAAAAATAATACGCTTTTGGGCAAAGAGCATTTCAATTCTAGGAGCAAGCTTTGCATAGATGGCATGAGGGTTTTGTATATATAAAACTTTAAACCCCGCTTGTTCTAGTGCTTGTTTTACAATATCTAGACGGAAGGTATCACCAACAATGGTATTTAGTCCATATTTCTCTCTCATTTCACAAAAGTAATTGACCATATAACTGATATTAATAACGGGCTCATCCAATAACGTAATTAACCCCTGTTCTTCCCACTCAAATATTGGAGGTTTTAAATTTGCTTCTTTGATAAATTCACGCCTTGCAAATTGATGACTTTCCCAAATATAATTATCGCCATCCTTAAATAAAACGCCGCATGCTGTAAAATCTTTAATAAATGAAAAATCAATTGCACCTATACACATTTTGTTTTGCAATCTTTCGTATGGAATAGGTCTATTAGTTGCTTCAATATCTTCCCAAGAAGCAACCTTAACCGTATTATTTTGTTGGGGGAGATTCATCCTTTTCGCCATAAACTCAGGGCGCCCAGAGGGGTCATCCTCCAGGTCCAAATATTCATCCATAATTGTGTCAAATAACTCTTCGGCATAAGGACTTCTTGGCTGACTAAACATAGGATTAGCCTTTTCCCATAACTCCGGATTTTCGACTTCATCCTTACTATCCAATTTGCAAATGAAAACAAAACGGTTCTTACGCATGCTGCCGCCTTTTAATATTTCAACACACTGCTCAATAAATCTATCGAAAAAACCACCACGGACATGACCGTTGGTGGAAATATAAATTCTCCTTCTATGTTTTACTTTACCTAATCCTGAGCTTAGCGTATTTATGAGTTTTGTATCTTCGTAAATATGCCACTCATCAAAAATCAAACACCCAGGGCGGCCACCATCTTTTGTGTCTGCATTGGATGTTCGAAACTTGAATTCAGCAAGAGCAGCTTTACCTGTAATCTTCGTCTTGGTCCAGGAAAAGAAGTTCTTCATGAAGTTCTTGTTCTTCTCTTTCATGTTATATATTTCTTTTACAGACGTTTCCGCTTGATCTTCACTGTTGGCCACAACATCTACGTTATATCCTTCTATTCCATGACCGGGACTGATGAAGTAATCAGCAAGCCCAGAAATCAGACCATTCTTTCCATTTCCGCGAGCAATAACAATCACAATATCTTTATAAAATAGTTTGTCGCGTTCTTTATATTTAAGGAATATGAATGCAATAATAAACTTTTGAAAAAGTTCTAATTTGAAGTACCATTTTTCAATGTAATTAATGCATTGATCAATTTGCCTTTCATCGAAATATATATCGTCTCGATTAAGCACTTCAGTTTCCAACTGATTTATTAATTCAATACGTTCTTGATTAAAAATAATGCGGCCTTCACGCCATGCCTCAATATAAGCATTGACATACTTTTGATTAATCAATATAGATCACTGACATTAGGTTCGTCATTATCCTTCTCTTCATCCTCTGTTATAGCTGGCGCATCCATCATTTCAAATTTAATCGATTTTTCAAGAGCAATTAGGGTTTTTGTGAGCTTATTTAACTCGTTTAATGCAGGATTTGTTTTAATGAATTCTTGACTTGCATTAATGGTCGTCATCATGACGCCGTCTTTATTGATTACACTTTGAAGTTTCCTAATTTGCTTAACAATGGCTATATAACGCTTAACTTTATCAACTTCAATTAAATCGTCACAATTAATTCTCATCATCAACTGTTTTTCCATATTCGATATTTTTACCGTTCCGCTCACAAAAACCCCCCTCTCTTTTTTAACCCCCTAATATAGCAGGCAGTTTTTCCGATTTTTTTGGACAGCAGGGCCCCCTCCCCGGTCCCCTGTAAAAAATAAAAAAGCCCTCCCTTCGACCCGGGGGGTGTTACCACATTTCATCATCCCAACGTTTCTTTTTCTGTTCACCAAATACACGATCATGCATCTTGTTATGACAGTTCAGGCATAAGGTTGTCAGGTTATCCAACACCAATGCCAGTTGCGGATAATCTTCAATCTCGTACTTGTGATGGACGTTGAGCTCCACACTCTTACGTTCACCTTCAACCTTCTTAGAATCCACATGCACTCGACCTTCACGCTTGCACTGTTGGCACTCACGATTGTCTCTATCCAATGCCTGCTGCCTTAGCTTGTTCCAGTCACCTGTCCTATAGAACTTCTTCTTCTGTTCATCTGTTTTGTACTCTGCCAAGCTAGAAACAACTCCTAATCATTCGCTTGTAAATGCTTTTACTTCTTAGCATCCTTATCACTCTTGTTGTTATAGTGAGCTTGCTTACCCATGAAATATCACAATCATAATAGGCCCTAGACCTCCCCTACTATCTTAATAAAGATGGCTTTTCAATGAACCCTAACCTATAATTAGTCTGATACTCTACAACATAAGGAGACAACAATGTATATCTGGAATATTAACAAACTCGTCATGGCAATACAGGAAGGAACGATTACTGACAAACAAAAGAAAAGTTACAGTATAATTTTTTGGGTAATAGTTGCTCTTTCAGTGCTTGCACTTCCTGTAGTTTATAACCCTTCATCTATGAATAGATATGATGTTATTGATTTTATTTTGACTTCAATTATCGATGTAATTGCAATCTTTCTGTTAATCATTATTTATAAAAAGAGAAGTAGAAAAGATTTAGATTTTTTCTTACCTTTCTTTAGCTTAACGATTCCATTATTTTTACGTAGCATCTTATGGTCAATACCTTTATTTATCATCAGTTATACATATATTGAACTTTTCGCTCCTTATCATTCTTTGGATGAAACTAATCTAATCGATATAATTATGTTTGCGATAGTCGGTATTGCTATTAACATAATGAATGTTCATTACTTTAAAAAGATATATAACTAAGCACCTGCACCATTATACAAGTTAAATCCATTATTGAAGGTGATCAGCATTGACTGAAGAAAAATACAACGGCTATGATACATCCATTGTTTACGACTATAAAGACCACCCTGATATTAAGAGTGGTCGATGTGATAATTGTGATAAAGCCCAGTTTAAAAGTTCCGTTAAGGACTATGTCTATATTCGTGAGTGTCGCAATTGTGGCATGAAGAAAAGTATCTGACCCTTTGATGGATCGTTTTTTATTTCCCTCTCACTCTGCCCCTAACCTTCTTATACGTATCACGATGCATGCCCATGATAAATTCCCAATCTTGATTGCTTATATATTCTTTCTTCTTAGGCTTGGTTTCAGGTTTACTCTGCTTGCTGCCTCTTCTAAGTTGATTAAATTTCTGAATATCCGATTTAGATAAATGGTCAGCAAACTTCATCTTGATCATCCTTCTTAAATTAATAAATGACAGTTCAGAGGGTTTTCTTTATATATTTTCTTTAAAGATTTTCTTTAGGAATTTTGCTCTAATGAAGGAAAAAATTTTAGAGTACTGCAATTGGAGTACTCTAGCGTACTGCAATTAGAGTACTCTGGCGTACTGCAACTGGAGTACTCTGCGACCGTACTGCAATTGGAGTACGGAACATTCGTTTGTAGGTTTTTGCAATAAAAAAAGCACTCATTGAATGAATGCTGGTTAAAACCTTATTTCTGGTAACTTCAATTCTTTTCTTAAAAGTTCAATTTCATTTGTAATTATAGTTCGAAGCTCTCTATATTTTTCATTAAGAAGAGCATAATCACTATGTTTTGATTTGAATTCCCAGCTCATTTCTAGAGCTATATTATATACCTCCGAATCAGAATAAAATAAATTCGCGCTCAAAAATTCCATAAAATATATTTGTTCATCTGCATCTAATTTATTAAAATCATGTGCACCATGAGAAAATTGATATTTATTAATAAGCGCATCCATTGGTCCATAAAATTTATTTAATCTATCCATATACGTTCGAGTCAGAATTTCTTGATTTCTAATATTCTTTTGTTCCTCGATAGTTCTTGTTACACCTTCCATAGTTGAAGAAATAGTCATCTTTACTCCTATTAAAGTCAAAGCTCCTGCAATTATCCCACCTACAATAGCGCCATAATAAGTTGCAAAAAAACTAATCCACGTATCTAACGTTCCATGAGTTATTGTTGTTCCCCAACTAAATACTAACAGATTCGTTATTAGCGGAAATGATAATATGAATATAAGAAAATAGACCACACGCTTATTTTTTAATAATGATGATATAATATCCACTTTTATCACCCCTTTCGCCCTATAAATTCGACAAAAGAAGATAAATTCCTTCAAATATAAAAGCACCAAAATTAATGGATGCTTTTATTGTTTATTGAAAAACGTCTTTTAAAAGAGAATCTATATCTGTATATGATATTTGATTATTATTGCTTCTACCATAATGATAAACTGGGTTTTCATAATTCTTAGTTATGCTTTTTGCATGACCAATGTCCTTTTTCAATTTTACTATTTCTGCTTCCACCTTATCTTCCGGGATGGCAAAGAAACCTCCATTTCCTGTTGTCTTAATTACAACACGAATGGTATCTATCTCTTCATCACCCTTCATGATGGAAATGATATTTCCACCAAATTGCTGTTCTCTGATTTCGGCCGTAAAAGTGAGCGTATTATAAGTAGCTGTCAGTTTGTTCGATTTTATTTTTGTTGCAAATCCTATATCTTGAAAGTATTGATCAATTTTCAACAAAAGTTCTACTGCTTTATCCTTTAACACAGGTACGACATTTTCACCATATATAACATTATTAATCTCTTTGATTTTTTCCAGCTCTACTTTTAAATCTTCAACTTCTTTAAGTTTTAGTATGTTCATCTTTAGTCCCCCCGTAAAATTTATAGCAAGAATACTCTTTCGACAAAAGGGGTCGTGTTTTCCTTCTTAATCCATAAAAAGACGACACCTTTTAAGTGCCGCCCCTTTTCTTTATTCTCGATGATATAAATTTATCATGTAAATCACTTAATAACACATGATATTTTTCGAATAAATTATGAAATTTCATCTAATTTTTTATCATTTATTTACTACTTTATATGTAGAATTGATTTATAAACAGAATTGGAGGAAAGATAAAATGAAAAAAATGACCGATATTGTTGGTGTTGTAAAAGAATTAATTGGGCCTGCAGCAACTGAAGTAATAGATTACGGATTATCAATGGCACCATATATAGGTGAATTAAATCAAAACTATAAAATTAGTAGAGCTGAAAAAAGAATTAGGGAATCCAAGAATCAATTAATCGAAATTAATAACTTATTACAAAGTGATTTAAAGGCCAAAGAATTTATGGAAAAAAGAATTGCGCCTATCTTTATTTCAGATTTAATAGAAGACCATGAGGATAGTAAAATTAATTATCTGTTGAATGGTTTTCAAAATGTATTCATAGAACAAAAATTTGAGGAAAGTATTGTTTTACACTATTTTGATATTTTACGAGGACTAAGATACGCTGACATAAGAACCCTTTATTACATTGCAGGGTTAGATGACATATATCCTTCAACTTTCTACTTTGAAGGTAGTGAATATGATTCTATTTCCAAAAGTATTTATAATAAATTATCAAACCTATATCTTGTTGATATCATGGGCAGACATGGCGCTATACTCGGAAAAATAGAACCAACACCTGAAAACGTCTGTATAAATAAAAGTTTAGGTAAAGAATTTTTACTATTTATCGCTCAAAATGAACAGGAAAAAGAAATTATTCGTTCTCTATGAAAATAGAAAAAGCCACTTCCAAGTGGCTTTAATCTGTATACTTTGTAACTGCAATGTTTAAATTTAAAGCTAGTCTATAAAATGCCTTCCATCGAATCTTAGCATATGTCATGGCACTTATAGGAGGTTGAAACTTGTGGCAATAAACATTGAAATCAGTAAGATAATCCCCATCCTTTGACATATATCTTTCTTCAATTAAAAACCTTTCCATTTTCGGAAGCCTACTTACGGCCCTTTCAATTCGTTCACAAAAGTCTTTTCTATATTTCTGCTGATCCGCATTATAAATAGCAATGCTCCCAGTCTGGTCCCCGGTTTGATTAGTTGGTCCATGATACTTAATTTCTGGGCTTGCTGTAATGGCCGCTTCCCTTTCCTCGAAAATGAGGTATTTATATAAGCGATATTTCTCTAATTCTGCCTCAACAGCTGTTTGAGTAGCTTTTCTATCTAATTCAGGTAATTCAAAGCTCATGATATTCCTCCATCTTCTCAGAGGTACCCCAGGCAAGAGCCCAGAGCCAATTAAATTAATCTAATAAATCATCGTCATTCAAGTTAGCAGCAAATGGATCATCATTATCGTCTTCATTTTTGTCAGGTTCTTCTTGAACCTCGCTCTTTTCCTCCTGGTCCACATCATCTATACTCATTTGATTTGGAGAAACATTCGCGGTACCATCTTTATTAATCTTGTATTCAATACCTTCATGTTCATCTTCTTCATAGAAATCATCTACAGACATTTGTGAAGGTTCCATAAACAATGTGACGCTTCTTCCAGCATGTGGGTATAGTTTGATTACCTTTTCATCCGAATCGCCTTTTATGTTAAATTTGAGCGTGGTTTTCTTCGAATCCTTCTGTACAGATACAAACTCTGCATTGAATGTTCCTGCATCGCTTTCTTCCACATTTAAAATCACGATCGATCCAGCTAATCCGACAAGCTCCTGAGTGTTTGGCAGCTCATTGCCTTGCACATGAAACTCCAGGACTTCCTTTTTGTCATCCTTTTGCATTTTCTTGAATAATACGTTCAATTTAGTATTTGTCATAGTAAAAGCCCCTTTATATTCAAATTGGATTCAAAGTTCTGTTTTCCTGTATTTATAAAGCGTTTCTAGCCTTAGAAAGCCTTTTAGCAGCTCTTTCTCTCTGTTCATCTGTATAGACCCGTTCCTTTTTCATGCTGACCTGCTTTTCCGTCAAAGTTCCCTTAACAGCTATCGGCCTATCATCTTCGGATTCTATGACGTTTAACTCTGTTAAATTAGAGAGTTTTCGAATGTGTTTCGGCACAGTAGAGTAAACGGTCCACTCGCCTGTACTGTTGTCAAAAACCAAAGAAGTTTCTTGTTCTTCTCGGGAATAAGCCATATTGTGTACCTCCTTGTTTATTCGTACTGTACGGAAGGTCAAGTTGCAGGAAAGTTTTTTGGTAATATTTACACACTTTTTAGGTCTTTCCTCATCGTTTTTATTTGTATATAATTACTTTTTAAACAATTTTTTGAATGGTTACTATATATTAACTAGAGAAAGGTTATGGTTATTAGTGTTATCTCTTAACGAAATGAAAAGTAAGATTAATTACTTGAGAACCCATTTAATTGAAATTGGTATGTTACATGGCCTTTCTCACCCCGAAACTGTTAAATCAAGTCAAGAGTTAGATAAGTTGTTGTACCAATTTCAAAGAAACATATCAAAATAATCCTATATCCCGAGAAATTCCTTGGGCTTCATTCTATCTTTATATTAAAAGATCACATGTCGTGGTCTTTTTTTAGTCCGAAAATACCTCACAATTTGTGTCAACTTTACAAGATTCCTTAATAACGGGTGCATTAGCTGAAAATCGAAGCTGCCTTTAAGTC
This sequence is a window from Brevibacillus sp. JNUCC-41. Protein-coding genes within it:
- a CDS encoding phage major capsid protein, with the translated sequence MTIKLNNHTKAYDEAKKAYAQVVKNESSTPEQVEAAWNTMQDELVNSLTTQITHAVQTQNADQTILATRGVNVLTSEETKFFNTVVQSDGFTDDIILPETTVDRIFEDLTTDHPFLSEINLQKAGLLTRIIKSEPSGAAVWGKVFGEIKGQLDAAFREESVTQSKLTAFVVLPKDLDKFGPAWIESYVRTQITETFAVALEDGFINGAGPVKDQPIGLIRDLEASVSQTTGHAKKAVAGTLTFADSQTTVKELSGLMKYLSTKSNDKSVNVGGKVVLVVNPTDAWEVKAQYTFLNANGTYVTALPFNLRIVESEFATAGEVIAFVNNRYDAYTAGGVQINKFDQTLALEDCYLYTAKQFAFGKAEDNKAAAIYTLSINTPEG
- a CDS encoding head maturation protease, ClpP-related; this translates as MTKIHIKGVIINNDYKEVYDWYGMESVSPNDVINALPNDASPVDVIINSPGGHVDAGSEIYTILKEYQGQVTTKIVGAAASAASVVAMAGDEGKVLIAPTGYMMIHNAANYAQGDQHAMRHNANMLEVLSTGIANAYILKTGKTREELATLMDEETFFNAQSAAAHGFVDEIMFDTEIPVLTNSIDSVLLPQAVIDKAREMKNKSGNVMTNVQISDKQIDSIVAKVTANLQENINRTNEPAPVAKKRGFIF
- a CDS encoding phage portal protein; translated protein: MGFLADIFKRNSEIGSSFDFEWVTEASKRVYLKSVALETCINFIGRTISQSDFRIMENNKRIRDDWDYLLNVRPNTDQSAADFWQRFIYELIHENEVLVILSDTDDLLIADSFIRNELALYPDTFESVMVKNYQFKRSFKMDEVIYLNYNNERLTKFLDGLFTDYGELFGRMMEAAMRGYQIRGTVEVETAQSLEDKKQNKLQGYIDRVFSSIKNNAVAIIPLLKGFKYNEISDGDVAGPSIDDLSKLKKSITNDVAEILGIPTALVHGEMADLEKSMKAYIKFCVGPLLKKIQDELNAKLITKKDYQEGKKFDIKGIQEKAVIENAEAVDKLVASGAFTRNQVRVLFGEERSDNPELDEYVITKNYQSASTVKGGEKNDEDTH
- a CDS encoding terminase TerL endonuclease subunit, producing the protein MINQKYVNAYIEAWREGRIIFNQERIELINQLETEVLNRDDIYFDERQIDQCINYIEKWYFKLELFQKFIIAFIFLKYKERDKLFYKDIVIVIARGNGKNGLISGLADYFISPGHGIEGYNVDVVANSEDQAETSVKEIYNMKEKNKNFMKNFFSWTKTKITGKAALAEFKFRTSNADTKDGGRPGCLIFDEWHIYEDTKLINTLSSGLGKVKHRRRIYISTNGHVRGGFFDRFIEQCVEILKGGSMRKNRFVFICKLDSKDEVENPELWEKANPMFSQPRSPYAEELFDTIMDEYLDLEDDPSGRPEFMAKRMNLPQQNNTVKVASWEDIEATNRPIPYERLQNKMCIGAIDFSFIKDFTACGVLFKDGDNYIWESHQFARREFIKEANLKPPIFEWEEQGLITLLDEPVINISYMVNYFCEMREKYGLNTIVGDTFRLDIVKQALEQAGFKVLYIQNPHAIYAKLAPRIEMLFAQKRIIFGDNPLMRWNTNNIVVKIKNDGNKDFVKKDEVKRKTDGFSAFVYALWQADELEEIDIGGALDILESLNF
- a CDS encoding P27 family phage terminase small subunit; this translates as MSGTVKISNMEKQLMMRINCDDLIEVDKVKRYIAIVKQIRKLQSVINKDGVMMTTINASQEFIKTNPALNELNKLTKTLIALEKSIKFEMMDAPAITEDEEKDNDEPNVSDLY
- a CDS encoding HNH endonuclease yields the protein MAEYKTDEQKKKFYRTGDWNKLRQQALDRDNRECQQCKREGRVHVDSKKVEGERKSVELNVHHKYEIEDYPQLALVLDNLTTLCLNCHNKMHDRVFGEQKKKRWDDEMW
- a CDS encoding ArpU family phage packaging/lysis transcriptional regulator, which translates into the protein MSFELPELDRKATQTAVEAELEKYRLYKYLIFEEREAAITASPEIKYHGPTNQTGDQTGSIAIYNADQQKYRKDFCERIERAVSRLPKMERFLIEERYMSKDGDYLTDFNVYCHKFQPPISAMTYAKIRWKAFYRLALNLNIAVTKYTD
- a CDS encoding aspartyl-phosphate phosphatase Spo0E family protein, with the translated sequence MKSKINYLRTHLIEIGMLHGLSHPETVKSSQELDKLLYQFQRNISK